ACAGGTAAGGTTATAGGCATTCTGTAACAAATAATGGTAGATGACTGCAAGGGCAGTAGAAAACCAACTCCATGGTTATGTTCAATAAAAGGAGATGACTGAAAGGAGAAGCTACAAAATCAGGCTGACAAGGAGCATGGTTTTGGTATTGAAAACAGTCATACAATCTCTTGCAATCACAACACTAagaacaccaaaaaaaaatataacaaagaAAAGAGGATTTGATAAACAAAGATGAGGTTGCATGCTTAAAGAAGAATGTAACTAACAGAAAttgcaaaaagaaaaacatatccGTGTTTATGACAAAGTCGAATTTAGTTTCCTGAGATACCATTCAGATCTTCTTTGTGGCTATTGGTTAGATGCAGCAAATCTTCTTTCAAATGTTTATTTCAAGATATTGAAAAACATTTCATCATAGAACAAGAAATATGGCATCATCCAATCATGTCTCgttcaaagaaaaaggaaaaaaaaagattaatatatTGATGCTCACTGCACTAAATAATTAATTCTAAATATGattaaagagaaaaaataataactTCAAGACATGATGCTGAGGTCGCATAAATAAGCTATATCTATTAGTAGATATGCATAGATTAgcattttatatttgatttagtCCTTCACTTGTAGACATGATTCGCCAAGAAAGAGTAATTCACTCCATCATAAGTACTATTTTAAGGTCTAGTTAAAATAACTCAACTACGAAGATACTAATAAATAAGGTATGAAAGTTTTCTGATTGGCAGATAGCTACAAGAGGCATAATAATAGAGTGCATGAAACTTAAAAGCACGAGCAAAGAAGGAGCCATACGAAATAAATGCAAATATAGGGTAATATTATATGAAATAATTAGAGGGCAATGTATTGGAGGTAGCACAGGAGTTGGACCAATTGAGGAAAAAATAATGGATTGAGAGAGATGTTGTGTGCGAGTGCAACAAAGATCAAAGGAGGCCCATATAAGGAATTATGCATGAAACTACGAAGAAAGAGAGCAAGACCTGACAGCAACATGGATGGAATTTGTGAGGATGGATTTACAAAAGCTTGCAATGATACCAAAGTTGAATCTTAAAAggaataaaccacaaataaggaTAACAAACAGGATACACAGACCTTCACATTGCACGCATGGCTGTTACCAATATGTATTGAATACCTGATAAGCATTGAAAATGTCTAGGATGCATGCCAGACACATATATTTTCAGTATCCCAATTCTAAATTTTGATAAGTGCTCTAAATACTTCCTGCATTCTAGACAGTTTCTAGACATGCCTAGGGATGAGCTTCTTTTTTCACATGTCGTAATTTTAACTGATATATTAATCCTCCTTTCTCAGCCCGATCCCAATATAGTttccttttttataaaaaatgctCAGGACCTAACTTACTTATATGTGAGACAAAATAGTCCATGTTACTAAGCCTCCTTTCTCAGCCCAATCCCAATATAGTTCAGTTCTCCTTTTAATAAGATGTGACTTACTTACAAATGAGACAAAATAGTCCATGTCGtctaatttattatatatatatctaaaatgaaGGCTCAGCTTATGCAGAATCCTCCATTCGCCGCGTAGAAACCATATTAATGACAGGTACTCAATGTTCTAGTTGGCTTGAAATTTGATTGTGGCATATCTTATAAACAGATGTTAAAAAACATGATAGATAAAATATGTTGCTTTTTGCCATTAATATCTACATTACTTTTTATGTGGATGAGTAAAAATAAAGATCAAGTTTTCTTGGGATTATGTCGAAAATGATTTAATTATGAATCGTAGTTAACATAGAAATCTTTATGGGAGCTAGGGCGGTTGAGTGAAGAAAGCAATCCGAGGCGTCGATGCTTCAGTGAAGCACCCGGCGCGCTATATGTTAGCATAAGAATTTTTATGAGAACTGGGAATGGGTAATCGAGTGAAGAGAGGGATTTGAGCATTTCAATTCTCCAGCAAAGCACCCAGCACATTCCATGGGATCGGGTCACAAGATAGCAACCCAAAGTGCCAACATTTCACTTCAAGAGAAGGTACACGAAATGTCGATCAGCAAGTGCCGACTAATTTTTGTCCAAATTAGATAAGAGATTAAGAATAGGATGATACATTCATATGGGATGAGTGTATCTTTTTTTGGCATACTCGATCAGATGATCTCGACCATAGGATTAAGAAAACTGTACCCCATGCATCATGTAGGTTATATGCTAGTTAGTAACTAATTCTGTTGATCCTTCATATCTAAGTGATAATTAACCGTAACCTATTCTGCCAATATAATTTAAAACAAGGAGAGTGGAGATGCAGATCAATGGAAaagttcatatttttatatcagaaaaaaaaactcaacaTTATATTGTCTTATTTAATATAAAGATATTAAGGGAGTTAATCGCTAATTAGACAAGAAAGATTATTTTGTCCCATGTATAATAAACTACAGTCTTAATTGTCCTTTTATGAAAAAAAGAGGGCCGTCATGAAATTGGGTTGAAGAAAACCGACTAGTCCATCAAAATcccttttaaaattttatatgctCTAGATACTTCCTGCATCCTAGACAGTTTCTAGATATGCTTAAGgatgaaggatttttttttggaggggcaGGGTGATGATTATTAACCTTTGGTTGGGCATAATAAATggtgaaatttagattttgtgaTGTTGATTGTATTGTGTAAAGTATGGAGCATGATCAAAGGATATGAATAATGGCTATGTAAATAGAGCTTCTGTGTTTTGATGGTATTATATGGACTCCAGACTATGGAGTATGGACCATGGATTGAGGTGTCCCATGTCCATGCCCATCACATGCCAGCTTAGTACAAGCATTTTACCATGTTGTATTTGACATTTCCTTTTCGTGCACTGAGTCCCTGACACGACTGCATGCCAAGAGCTAGTCAATACTCTGCAAATGTTGAATGCCGCTAAGGCACTAGCATGATATGCATCATGTCTTATCATGCATGCTAAGTAGTGCCTTTGATCTCCATTCATCAATCCTATTCAAGATTGACCAAACCATAGACCGTACTATTAAAATAACCCATCATGCTTTATGGAATAATCCATATTTATATGAAAAAAATGTCATATTCCTAACCTTGTCACATCCTATTTTCCAAGATATGCCATATTGGCATATCCCTCTCTTGCTACATCCATGTCAATGCTTCATAGAACCAAAGCCAATCCCAAATAGTTGGGTCAAGACTGAACGAATATGGTTATGATTGTGTCCTAAGATGCACGGGTCATAATCAAATTATGTGGATCCTTACTTGTATATAAAGTTGTCAAAGGCTCAAGGCACACTAAGGTGCTAAGGCATCTTGGGGGCTAGCTACAAGGTGCAAAGCAAGGCACATGCCATATATTGTATATCTATACATCACCTTAACCTTGGTTTGGTTATGACAAACTTAAGGTAAGGAGACTTGTTGAAGCAATTGGCCTCCTTAGGGGCTTAACTCAGGGTTTAAGGTGCATTGAGAACAATTTAAGGCACCTTCATTCCTAAAGTCCTCGCTCTCTATCAGTTGAAGAAAGCGTGTATCTGGCCTATAGCTTGCAACTTGCACAATATACATCAAATTTGGAAGACTTACTGAAAAATGTGCCTACTCAGCATCTTAGAAATCATAGAAAATTGATGCATATGATCCGGATAGAGCAACACATATCTAGATAAGTTCATGATTGTTTGGCTATCTAAAAGTAGATGTCTAAATGAGGGATGGCCCCATTGGTTTCAACAAATATGTGCAAAGTCAATAATTGATATCAGTCGAACAAAACCAGAGTCTGCGATGGAGACAAGCTTCACATTAGAGGAAATAAGATCATTCGACATCTCAGCCATGGTAAGATGAGTCTAAATATTGACAAACCTATGAATCCAAGATGTTCACTATGAAGTTGATGATATCGCATAGAGATAGTAGTAAGATGCATTATAGTCTGATGGGCCAAACATGAGGTCAAGTTAAAGCATGTGAAGAAGAATACTGAATGCAGGTATTGTAATTTATAAATAAAGAGGACAAAGGAGCCTTCCAACACTCAAAAATACTAATAAGTgagaaaaaaatagtaaatgtaAAGTTAAATAAATCTAGGCAAATCAAAAGATAAGGGGTAActagataaaaaaattatagttcCGCTGGAATAGAAAAGAAATTGAAATGTTTCAAAACTCAACGGACAATTGAAATGAGCAATGTTAGAAGAAAGACTTGAGGAAAGACGGGAAGGTTATTTGGAGGTGCAGAAAAAGGAATTAAAAAGAATGTAAGAAGAAACCAAGCTCAATTGACAAGGAAAACTGAACTAGCACCCAGATTTTTGCAGAGAAAAACTCACAGCAGATCCCACCTTAAATCATAGTTAATTAGGACAATATCAACTCAGAGTACGACTGTCTAGGTGGACATTAGGATGATGGTGATATTAAGAGCGTGCTATGAATCCTCGCAAGTGGCTGACAACATCACGTAGAGGTGTTGGGCTCAggcttcatattttaatcatggcTTTTAATGAGGATTAGAATGCTTACAGGAATGTGCTTCAGGCTGCATGCACAAGGAAAATGATGATGCAATGATATCAGTGGTTCACAAGATCAATTGGAGATATGATGGCCATTTTGGAAACAGACATGAGGGAAACTACCAGAGAAATATTTATGCATGAGAACTTTTCCAACTACCACAAGATCCAGTCACTGAAGTCCAGCAACAGCCAGCTATTTCATCGAAGAAGAGACCACCATTACATGATTGTCAAGGCAGATGGATCCAACAGTGGTTAGCTCAAAGAAATGTAAATTTATGATGGAATTGCATATTATTTGGCTTCTTATGTCCAATAAATGGAAAAATGTAGAAGTTAATGATTGTTCATGATTTCAACTAAGCAGAATCATTTTGTTAAGTAAACTTGTGTATGAAGATGCAGATGCTGCAGAAGGAGAGGCGATTCttggaaaacaaatttaagagaaaacaaaaacaaattttGAACATTCAACGATTACCTACTATTTATACAATAGATGTCAGAGCATGGTACACAACTAGAAGCAAATTAATGGTGTAAACGTAACAAAGGAATCACTATGTGACAGTCTGGTAAGTACAGCCAAAGGGTCCAATCATCGTATCATTAAAAGGAATAGCAGGCTAGAAATCACAATAACAGCATTACATTGGTGTAGCTTAACTCAATCCTCAAGTACCAATATAACATAACCTAGTATTAAGGTGGCTAAACAAACTGCACAAGAACAGGAATCATTAACAACAAGTATTACGGTGATACAAAAATGAGCTGCAAAGCTAGAATCCTTTGACCTGACTAAACAAAAATTTTTCTCTCATAACAATGTATAAACAACAATAAGGATAAACAATTTAACCAACAGTTACTATCCTCCGGGCAAAATTAATTTGCCAAAACAAAATAGTTCTGCCAAATACATCATCAAACTAATGGTCACACAATATTTCTCATACTAAACTTAACACCCCATGAATGTGACTTATAGTTATAGTTctattgttaaaaaaatttaaaacaaaaaaaaaactcctaaAGCTCAATCTACAATTTATGACAATAAACCAACAAGAGAAGCAGGCCCAAAAACATGGATACACTCAGAGAACAAACATTGCTGCTGCTAATTCATGAGCTACAGATCAACAAGATTAGATGCAGTCTGACGAATCTATAATGCAGTCTACTTGGATACCTTCAGCCGATGATTCACTGCAGGATGGATATCAATGTGACTTTCCTCGCTCTCCTCACCCGTCTCCTTCTCGTGCTCCCTCCTCACATACTTTTCGTGGTCAGACAGCGCCACATTGAAATCGAACGCCTCGTTGCGCTCATTGAAGCCGAGGCCGATGAACGCGTGCTTGCCCTGTCCGTCCTCGATCTTGAGCACGAAGTAGCGGGAGGAGTCGAGCACGGTCTCGACCGAGCTGTCGCGCTGACCCGGCTGGACAAAGCAGGCGGCGAAGAGCTCCCCGGAGTTGGGGTCCTCGAGCCGGATCTCGCAGCGCTCCCGGCAGGACACCACCCGGAGGCGGCCCGACCAGATCTTGTCGGACTGGAGCCACTCCCCACACTTGTACCCGCCGCTCGTGCTCCGCGGCGGGATCTTGTACACCGACACCTCCCGCACCACCAACAACGTGTGTTCgaatgcctcctcctcctcctcgaagGACGACATCGTCGATTATGGATCCAAATCTCGCTCGCTCCCTCAATcgcaagaaaaacaagaaaagattagtttttttttctttttcaaagaaACGCGATGAATATCGAATCGAATTGGGGCTTTTCTCAAGAATTGGACGGATCGGACATCGAATCTTACTGAAATCGGGTGCTTTCTCCCGAATTTGGCGAGATTTCAATGGTTTCTGGGGATCAGGAAGTGAGTCTTGGAGGAGATTTGTGTGGGATTTCTCAAGAGAAACAGGCCCAGGGAAAGACTAGTTGATGATGTATGAAGATTTGGACTGGAGGTATTGAAGAGAAAGGAAGGGCCGTGGAGCCCGTGGGGAATTTCAAGGATTCCGGCCGGTGAAAATCTAACAGAGAGACGTGGGCttgaagggagagagaagggagtgGGAACCAGGAATGAGATGAATGAAATTACGAGTCTGCCCCGAGGTTTCCAAAGATCATCTTCCCTGTAACCGTTAATATTTTATGCTCTGTTGTACTCTAAGCCCTACCTCGCTTCTTGTATTTTTAACGGCAGCTCATTCGCAACGAGTATAAGTGCAGCCaacaacataaaaaaaaaaaaaaattacatagcAGCCCAATAAAATTATGCCACAAAAGAGGCAGCTCAGTTCGTAACGTTGTTGATCTCTCTATGTGTGACTTAACAGGAGCCACGCTCTCTCAACAATTTACGGATATCACCGAGTAGGAGTTTTTCACAATCAGTGCTACCTTAACCCTAGATCTAGCCGATTATCGTAGTTGAATCCCTCTTGAGGAAAATGTGATCAATACTCAGGATAAGTCTTGTATAGGTGATGTCCTCTCATGCGGCTCTAAATTCTGCGCTGACGATGGAAGTATCAAAGATCCTCCGATCCTCTGTCGCCATtagtctgttttttttttcaaaaatttctcatcatatctaaaaatttaaattttattaaaaacttgATGACATCATATTTATAAACTGACCTGGCCGCCAATATTTATTTCTCgtctttatatattttattagacAATAAGACCTGAaaacttaatttattttttatcaatatGAATATAAAGAAGCAAAGCCAGATAGTCTCATTGTATCCACTGTAAATCATTCCATTAGTTGCAATGCTCTTTACACACCTATGTCCCTTATTGACTCATAgttagaaatatatttattaaagtaatttttattaaaagtattTAATTATTTGTTTTGCTAGTAAAATTcagatttattttatttttgcaaaatGATACTTATTGAGGATTTTTAAGATAACTTTACCTTTGTGCCCAAGGGTTTGATAAATGATGCACAAATTTAAAAGCCTAATATGCATAGCTTGAATGTTTGATGTATAGTTAAAGAATCTGGTACTAGGACGAAAGAGTAAAATCATTTAAGACTATCATTTTGTAAAGAAATGGATGTAATATGTTTTgaaaacaaaataatttttttttgagcaatTTTCAAAGTTGCTAGGGTTCAATGAAGAGCAATACTACcgtaattcaaaaaaattactcATAAAAGTGATTGAGGTGCTTGCAATAACAATTCACTGTACTAATACTAGATGACCTTTTGAAATACTCAAGCATTttagttaaatatttttttatgcaaaacTCATTTTATTGAAACTTAGGAGTGGGGTTGCAAACAAGCATGCTTGATATTAATCCAACCTAATTTCATATTTGGGTCATGATTTTGGACCCAACTTCAATTCTTTAGTTTATCGAATCAAGTCAATATGGATCCATGCAAAGCATATTAGATCCAACAGGTTATTTGGGTCGGATTAGGGTCAAATATGAATTGGACACCATTCAATAGAGTGGTTTTGTAGTTCGAGACAAGCAtttaactatttttttaaaaataaaacataataattgataattaaatatataatcactaaaaaggttaaagaaaattaaaaaagagcCAACTAAAacttgaattttcattcaaaattttttaatttcttccaAATAATGGATCTTTTCTtgttcaaaattataatttattaaatatatattcaCATTCGAGGATATTATAGTAAGATTCTACCAaacaaatatttaaatataaaataattaaatataagtACATAAAAATAGATGAGAGGATATGTAAttgttgatattaaaaaaagagaaattaattaaaataagagTTTATTCAATGAATTGATAAAGGTATTTAGAGCGAAGAAAAAGGAGGTTTATATGGTTGGATTTTTCGATCAGATTAGATTAGGTTTGGTTTAGGTTAGACCTATTTTTTGTTGacacaaatttgactaaaatatTGTACCGGGTGAGCCATGTCACGCTAGATTGggttgaaaaatataagatgGAGGCTCAACCTGAGATTTAGATTATGTCCAATTTTTAAATCCAAATATGAGTCGGGTCCgatctaatcggattaggatcaGATCGGGTCAACACCGCCAGCCCTGTAAACCCAAACCCGAATCCTCGTTTATAAAATACAGTGTTCGGAATCTTCGGATATAAACATATCGGTGCATACCGGATCGGACTCATATCCGGCCCGTTTACTAAAGCCCTGGAGGCACCCTATCCGATCCATGTTCGCCAAAATCGACCTCATCGAGGTCGGAGAAGCGAGCGGAGAGATGCAGGAGAGGGAGCTCGGCTCCGCCGGCGAAGCGCGGGCGCACGTTCGGAAGCACCACCACCGACGGCGCCACTGCTTCCGCCTCCGCCGGCAGCGATTCGGCTGCTTCGGCCTCTTTCCTCGGCCATTCTCTCCAAGTCTCCGTATCCTTTTCGGGTTAGCTTCTCGATCTATTTCCCGtcccctctctttcttccttaaaACGCATGCCTCGTATTTTTTATTCAAATAGGAGAGCTAGGCGTTGATGTTCATCTCTTTTCTTGTCATTCTTTACATTTTTTTTGGCAATTAATCAGCGCTAAGACTTACTTAGAATTTGAATTTCCAACGCACTGTGACTCGATTAATTCCAAGTGTTTATTatcgttcttttttttttcttgcaataaGATTTAGAGCTTTTGGGACTGTCTTGTATAATTTTGGGTGTTTTTGCAGGGAAATCTTGGAAACAAAAGTCATGGAGTTGATGATTGTGTTAAATGTGCAAGTGAACAcagtttcaactttcttttaGATTTTGATTGTTTGATGTCGTTGAAAGAAGACAGCACTGGGATGTCACTGCAAATCTTTGTCTTCTCTCATATGGATGTATTGAACtgcattttaattttttgatttggaATTATTTTGCTGGTGTGAAGAtccgaactgaagtcggcaaggagtgccgacttcagttggtTCATTGTGGTCGTCCCCACGAcgaccacgccggccgaacggccagcgggatctccgcacacccccccccctcttccctcttcccctcttccctctccctctctctctctctgtgaggatccgtgcgggtgtgtgtttagtcccacatcggttattcgctgggtagatcttggatacttatacaggatcaaggaatccaaacaataccttccggctagccattttgggtgaggtcctgggttgttacaaatggtatcagagcggacccggcccataacctatgtggactaggggacactgcagcacggatctattgggactgaccacgggccaatcgtggtgtttgtgattagatttgaatagatatgaacccttagcctgacgaggacgtcagggcttgaacggggggagtatgtgaggacccgtgcgggcgtgtgtttagtcccatatcggttattcgctggatagatcttgggtacttatacaggatcaaggaacccaaataataccttccggctagctattttgggcgaggttctgggttgttacacactctctctctctctccctttctctcttctctgagAACCCCAATCCTTTCCCATTTCATTTTTCCTCCTCATTTTTCCCTCTTCTAGAGACGGTCGCCGGAGCCGTAGtcgccgccggagccgccaacgCCGCCGGGGATCCatcgtcgacgaccggaggtgaggaagacaaccatctattttttttttattgatttaaaagggaaaagaaagagggaTGTCAACCGGCTTTATTTCCCTGTTTttgggaaatttttttttgtgggattcggccggccgacggtggccggccgaggtcaatccggccgaaacgagttcggccggaggtgggtgaacgggggccgggcttccagccccggtctccctctcttttccttcctttcttcctccctttcttcctctcc
Above is a genomic segment from Phoenix dactylifera cultivar Barhee BC4 chromosome 2, palm_55x_up_171113_PBpolish2nd_filt_p, whole genome shotgun sequence containing:
- the LOC103717594 gene encoding uncharacterized protein At1g03900-like, which gives rise to MSSFEEEEEAFEHTLLVVREVSVYKIPPRSTSGGYKCGEWLQSDKIWSGRLRVVSCRERCEIRLEDPNSGELFAACFVQPGQRDSSVETVLDSSRYFVLKIEDGQGKHAFIGLGFNERNEAFDFNVALSDHEKYVRREHEKETGEESEESHIDIHPAVNHRLKEGETIRINVKNKSSSASGMLSSAGLSGGAFGKQKASTILAPPPGGAGKIRSPLPPPPNDPAVARMTSDHNPGHKAPKDSARHPANPLADLSAIERSLPSSGSGSAKSTASGWAAF
- the LOC103717593 gene encoding uncharacterized protein LOC103717593; protein product: MFAKIDLIEVGEASGEMQERELGSAGEARAHVRKHHHRRRHCFRLRRQRFGCFGLFPRPFSPSLRILFGEILETKVMELMIVLNVQIDGWHDIALSWDYTKPPRVKILRANSVVTDFGNEYETLSWTDALFSPGLGSGPSNTEASSCKKQQSVE